Part of the Halodesulfurarchaeum formicicum genome is shown below.
CGTGCTCGACCAGTTCGTGAGCGCTCGCCGCCTCGTGGTACTCGACTACCGACACGCACCCGGCCGCGAGCGCGCGAAGCAGGTCGTGGGCGAACGGCGTGTATTCGGCGGTGTGGACGTAGACGTGTGCTGCCTTGAACCGGGCGATGCGTTCCTCGACGGGGAGGTCCCCGACGAAAGTCACCCGGTCGTCGATCCTGAGGTCCCGGGCCTGGCGTTCGTAGGCCGCCCGACGGGGGCCGTCACCGATGATCGTCGCCGTCCAGTCGTACTCGCGAAACTCCGCCAGGGCCAGGAGCAGCGTTTCGAGGTTCGCGCCGTCATCAAGCCGGCGAGAGTAGACGATGTCCCCGCTTTCGGTTGGGGTTGTCTCCCTGAGCAGTTCCATGTCGATCCCCGTCGGAATAACCTGGATATCCGCGGCATCGACACCCAGCGCTCTTACAGTGGTCTCGACCGTCGTCGAGGGCGTGACGATCGCATCCGCCGCACGAAGCCCGGCAGATCTGAGCCAGCGCGAAAATCCACCAGTCGTCTCCGGTGGGTCGTAACATTCCACGAGCAGGCCGGCCCCCGTCATGGTCGCGCCGATCCGCGCCGCGACGACCCAGTTCGGCGGTTCACACGCTGCATGCACCACGTCAGGACTGACCTCCCGAACGGCGTTGACGACCCCCAGCGGTGTGGATAGCCCACCGGTCGAGCCGTCACCGACCGCGTGATAGGTGAGCCCGTCCTGTTCGAACTCCACGAAGTCCCCCTGCCACCACTTCGCCGTGATGACCGTCACCTCGTGGCCGCGTTCGGAAAGCGCCGTGGCCAGACGGTTCAACCGGGCTGCGCCGTCGGTGTCGGCGTGATGAATCGTCGTCGCCGAGACGAAGGCCAGCCGCATACTATCGGGCACGGCGACCGGTTTAAAAAAGGTTTCAGTTCCGCCCGGTCACTCCACCGTCGGGTTCTCCCAGTCGTGATCGAAGTGGGCGCCCTCTCGGCGTCGGGCCCCCGGTGCGACCTGGATGAATTCGGCGCGATCCCTGGCCGCAGGAATCGTCGCTGCGCCCACGTAACTCAGCCCCGAGCGGATACCTGCGAGGAACTCCGTCGTCACCTCGGCCAGTGGGCCAGCAAGCGGCGTCAGCGCCTCGACGCCCTCGTCGGCGGTCGGCTCGCTGTTTTCCTTGTCGGTGCGAGCGTCGTTCGCGGCCGTGGTCGCCATTCCACGGGAGCGTGTGTACTGTTCGCCGTCCACCTCGACGATCTCGCCGGGCGACTCTTTCATCGCCGCGAAGAACCGACCCATCATCACGGTGTCCGCGCCGGCCAGGAGTGCCTTCGTCGCGTCCCCCGAGTTCCGGATGCCGCCGTCGGCGATGATCCGGACATCCAGGTCCGCCGCGGCTTCGGCGGCATCAGAGACGGCGGTGAGCTGTGGCACTCCGGCCCCGGCGACCACTCGGGTCGTGCAATGTGAGCCAGGTCCGATGCCGACTTTGACCGCGTCCGCACCGGCTGCAGCCAGGTCCTGGACCCCCTCAGCAGTCGCGACGTTCCCGGCGATCAAATCCACGTCGGGAAACTCCCGTTCGATGTCCGAGACGGCATCGAGGGCCCGTTCGAGGTGTCCGTGGGCCACGTCGACCATGACGGCGACCGCGCCGGCTTCGATCGTCTGCTCGGCCCGCTCCAGGTAGTCCTCGCTGATTCCGACTGCGGCCCCGACCCGTTCGCCGGCCGCCCGCACAGCCCTGACTTCCGCGAGTTGCTCCTCGATCGAGAGGAACCGATGGATCGTACCGAATCCACCGATTCGGGAAAGTTCGATCGCGGTCTCGGCCTCGGTCACCGTGTCCATCGGCGCGCTCAAAAGCGGATTTTCGAGCTCGATCGACGGTGTGAGGTTGGTCGAGAGGTCGACCTCATCGCGGCTGTCCACTGGCGAACGATGTGGCACGAGCAAGACGTCGTCATAGGAGAGTCCGGTGCGTAGCGTATCCATCCCGACTGGCGTGAGGGATGGACTTGCTTAAAGGTTTCACACCGCTGTCGAAGGCGTGGGCGAAAGCCCTACAGGGTCGTTCCGCCGAGACCTGGCGAAC
Proteins encoded:
- a CDS encoding guanosine monophosphate reductase yields the protein MDTLRTGLSYDDVLLVPHRSPVDSRDEVDLSTNLTPSIELENPLLSAPMDTVTEAETAIELSRIGGFGTIHRFLSIEEQLAEVRAVRAAGERVGAAVGISEDYLERAEQTIEAGAVAVMVDVAHGHLERALDAVSDIEREFPDVDLIAGNVATAEGVQDLAAAGADAVKVGIGPGSHCTTRVVAGAGVPQLTAVSDAAEAAADLDVRIIADGGIRNSGDATKALLAGADTVMMGRFFAAMKESPGEIVEVDGEQYTRSRGMATTAANDARTDKENSEPTADEGVEALTPLAGPLAEVTTEFLAGIRSGLSYVGAATIPAARDRAEFIQVAPGARRREGAHFDHDWENPTVE
- a CDS encoding glycosyltransferase: MRLAFVSATTIHHADTDGAARLNRLATALSERGHEVTVITAKWWQGDFVEFEQDGLTYHAVGDGSTGGLSTPLGVVNAVREVSPDVVHAACEPPNWVVAARIGATMTGAGLLVECYDPPETTGGFSRWLRSAGLRAADAIVTPSTTVETTVRALGVDAADIQVIPTGIDMELLRETTPTESGDIVYSRRLDDGANLETLLLALAEFREYDWTATIIGDGPRRAAYERQARDLRIDDRVTFVGDLPVEERIARFKAAHVYVHTAEYTPFAHDLLRALAAGCVSVVEYHEAASAHELVEHEERGFTATSPEELTRRLAAAGDLERRSFDEAFARFDDDAVLETYLDAYRSIRS